TAATGAATCCAATGggtatgaataatttttgaaatgcatgttatactttattttaatgaaatgcttGCAGTAATATCATggttaaattaatagtttcttTTCATCTCTTTTACTTacatatcttttctttttaaaataacttctttttctttacatatcttaaatgatttttatctacCAACTATTTGACTacccataataaaaatatttaaaaaataaacagtaatttttacatattttatctttatgattattatgattgaatccaattgataatttatgaaagtttattaatgccatttactaatttataaaagtaatatgattttaattaggTGTTTAATGTCTGTTTAGTTCACAACGCATATTTATGAATTCAGATCAGGCAATAGTTTAATCTAATGAAAAAGAGACTGAAGGAAACTCAATATTGGGTATGTATTAGAGGCAAAAATTGTACAGATGTGATGAAGTCAGCAAAGTGAACCTTTTGAATTTGGATTAGATGGGAAttgtaaatgtaaaattgtggattctcttaaaaaaaatttcaaaaaatttctctcatAACAGTTTTCCCCccctcctttttttaataatagcataATATCTGTAGCAAgtcttaaatatgtaaaattttaaacttgtttgaagaatttacacaagtcatcatcatcatcaatggctcgacagcccagggtgggccttggccctctcaaaaagtttttttccaggctaaccttttctttttttgctagtgttttccaattttttgtttttagggCCAAAAGATCTTTCACTAGGCCatctatccatctcaaattcggtctgctttttttttcgtgtgCCAACTGGTCTGGCATTGAAAACTCTGGTGGTACGGACGTCGTCCATTCTTACACAAGTATcagatttatttaatcttacCTCAGTtaggctttaaattttataaaacttaagatGCCAACCAAGAGAGCggttactaaattaataaaaacttacttttaaatttctatcttGTTATTTGGATCCtgtattgaaatgaattttgtttatctaattttttttatgtttatataaaaaatattgtgatatttgaaaggttttaattataaatggtCATCCAAAGTTCCCTTTAAActagaaataactaaattctttgTCTTAGAAATGTTGGGGGCCTTGAAtgagtaaatttgttttattttgtcaatattGTTTGTTCTGGGGGCATCAATATTGCACTGTTTTCCATTTTGGaatgaagaaaattgaaaatgtatgcaTTCATTATCCATataaagaatgtaaatttttcatcattctcaactaagaataaatcaaaattaattttaataaatcaaaatcaataaagtaaaatgagagaaattattaaaaaataatttaagattgaaatttatgcaattaaattttgttcatatGCAATTTTGGTTGTCTTAACTGAAgtttatttaacgaatttttcttaaaatatttctgctatcctttaactttcttttcatgaataaataagttatttcaagtatgctttatttttgcgaaattcatttaattgtagATTTGCtctcttataaatgtattacattgttttaatattagtgCCTGGACTTACTGGTGGAAAAATGAGTCCCTCTTTAGAAGATTCAGGAATAGACTTATTCGATAATCCCTCTACTGTTAAGAAGAAGCTTAAAAAGGCATTTTGTGAACCTGGTAATTTAGAAGATAATGGAGTTCTGGCTTTTGTAAAACATGTGCTACTCTTCAAAGATGAAGGTTAAGGACTTTTCTATTGTTTTcaaatcgtttttaaaattgaacatttgtTCTGAAATGTAAGATATTTgtatgtctaattttttttttatcttactcTATATTTgccacataatttttttaaacaactgtaacaaacaaaatgtattttacattgaatattaaaaaaaaatcattttaagattcagaaattttcaaaagtggtgtcagaaaaatgaattgtttgtttattaaaatgagcCATTCGTGTTTTCGCATTTTGTAACAtggtttttttatgtaaaaagttctttaaaaaaaaaggttaaaactaTACTTAGTAAGTAGTTTTTGTAAGCATTACCAAgctaagatttttaatttcaaacttagaACTGTAATGTATGGTAAATTGCCGGTTAAGTTCAATTCCATATAATTTCTTGCTCTATGTTCACCTATACttagttttatgaaaagttattttatatttcttttattatttaatttgcatttctttAGATTTTGTCATTCagagaaatgaagaaaatggtGGAAacgcaaattataaaaataatgctgatATAGAAGACGACTTTGAAAATATGTGtgtatttgtgttaaaatatgttaacgaagattttcaaaatgttaatcaCCTGCATATGttcatcatattttctttatgttggttatgttgaaaatttatgtttttcagcAACTCATTACATTTACAGACCCACCGATTGAAAGGCTTTAGTCTCTGGCTTTTATGTCCAATATCTGGTCTTCTGGTCACCAATGTATTTtccaagttttttctctttttttttacctaattggCGTATGAATTGGATAACCTGTACATAATTTACATATGGCTTTCAAAACTTTGGTCCAGATCAATGATTTTGTAGTTGAAGTGATTAAtatatagaacttttttttaatattttgaaatgttaaaattaaaatattaatatttaattaataattaaaattataatatgaaacattaaaatactttttttttaatataatgtttgataaaatttttttaaaaaagtatatacacTGCTTTAGGGTGATTTCTCTTTTTGGAGAGATATCTTAATTCATgctaaaataactaatttcagtaatatttcaattgtttctttttcaagcaCAGCtcatttttacagttttctgTGTTTGTAAAAATGTTAGCATATGCATAGTTAAGACACTTCTGAATGTTTTCCTTCGTTTagaagttttttattcttttaatgggattatatatttattttgatggatgcaaaatgaataaaagtaagaTATTTAAAGTCAGTAGCATGAATATTTAGCCacacagtaaaaataaacacttaattcttttttttatgaaaacaaacgTTGGAAAATCCATGACAAGATAAACCTGAATGAGCTTCAgacaaatttatgattaaagtttttaaaaattttaaatcagccACCCAATctgtatttaaaagttatataaattgttttttttatttttaaggtgggagaaagttatttatataaattcaatatgaagaatatgtaaatttattaattttttaatgcttatcattgttttgaattattgtttgaatttttattattgtttgtattatatatacttATTCTATTGCTCAAAAAGTCCCtgcctttttaaatttctaagacTGGTAAGActgagcttaaaaaatataaatatattctaatttttattaatctttttaatttatttagtccTTTAACTTGAAACACATTTTTGCTCATTCAGTTAACAATAGAAAATCTTAACTGTAGCTGATATTTccgtttctttattttatttttcatgaataatttacACCATATCTAAAAGACTGGTGTTCAATTAAACTATATTTCCATTAAATGATAAAGATAACTCTGCCTTATGTTTTTGCTATATTGtacatattttcttctttttatatttttatgtaaatgtaaaatgattgaaattcatttaaaacgattttgtagataatttagaaatttgatatcttagttaaattttaccatttgaaataaattttacataattaaacaaaatacttgATGATTTTTGTTcctatttctattttgttttcttataacCTTCCCTAAACAATCAGgaaatcttttgatttttttcaaagtattcttaaatttatttaaatttttttcctgctcatttgatttaattaatttttttagatacttCATCCTGGAGACTTGAAGGCTTCAGTAGAAACTTATTTGAATAGATTACTTGATCCAattcgaaaaaagtttgaagatCCAGCACTTCAAAAGCTATCTACAACAGCCTACCCACCAGTTAATAAAAGTAAGACAgtgaataagaatatttagaaatatattctaTCTTTACATGtatgatataaatttcaatgatatattctgtttaattctttttatttgaaattattttcaaatcgtcactcttaaaaaaatgttttttttagttataatttgatattcttttattgatattagTTTTAGGTCAATAACATCAATACTATTTTATAACTCTTAAGGtcattgttacttttttatatcattaaatttatgttttaaatttaataatttttattttaggtaataaaaattcaattttgatagATTTGTTTCcttagtaaattaatattttcccaaAACCTAATCAATcatttattgaattgaatttttctggatgaaattacttttaaaattatagtgttattaaaaaactttttttttacactttcaacAAAAAGAGGACTCATAAC
Above is a window of Parasteatoda tepidariorum isolate YZ-2023 unplaced genomic scaffold, CAS_Ptep_4.0 HiC_scaffold_41, whole genome shotgun sequence DNA encoding:
- the LOC122272518 gene encoding LOW QUALITY PROTEIN: tyrosine--tRNA ligase, cytoplasmic (The sequence of the model RefSeq protein was modified relative to this genomic sequence to represent the inferred CDS: substituted 1 base at 1 genomic stop codon); its protein translation is MPDFGTVTAREKDIFANIKEQLGILLENQITHFGEYNLDVYRLXSLVTEHDAKKAEVIKKVDHPFLISLTYPGMQALDEEYLKVDAQFGGVDQRKIFTFAEMYLPQLGYAKRIHLMNPMVPGLTGGKMSPSLEDSGIDLFDNPSTVKKKLKKAFCEPGNLEDNGVLAFVKHVLLFKDEDFVIQRNEENGGNANYKNNADIEDDFENMCVFVLKYVNEDFQNVNHLHMFIIFSLCWLSTQSILHPGDLKASVETYLNRLLDPIRKKFEDPALQKLSTTAYPPVNKKGKSVTTDTPISPARLDMRVGKIV